From Micromonospora echinospora, one genomic window encodes:
- the hisS gene encoding histidine--tRNA ligase, giving the protein MSKPTPISGFPEWTPSQRMIEQYVLDRLRDTFELYGFAPLETRAVEPLDQLLRKGETSKEVYVIRRLHEEEGAAPTAEDTLGLHFDLTVPFARYVLENAGKLQFPFRRYQIQKVWRGERPQEGRYREFLQADIDIVDRDDLAAHHEAEMPLVIGDALRGLPIPPVRIQVNNRKVCEGFYLGLGLTDPEAALRAVDKLDKIGPDKVAELLVASAGANEAQAKACLALAQISAPDAAFAAEVRALGVSHPLLDSGIEELTRVVETAAAHAPGLCVADLRIARGLDYYTGTVYETQLQGFERFGSICSGGRYDNLAASGASRFPGVGISIGVSRLLGLLFGADRLTVSRSVPTCVLVAVPTEERRTETDRIAQALRGRGIPCEVSPTAAKFGKQIRYAERRGIPYVWFPGVDGAPDEVKDIRSGEQVTAAAGEWNPPRADLKPLVS; this is encoded by the coding sequence ATGAGCAAGCCCACGCCCATCTCCGGCTTCCCGGAGTGGACGCCGTCGCAGCGCATGATCGAGCAGTACGTCCTCGACCGGCTCCGCGACACCTTCGAGCTGTACGGCTTCGCCCCGCTGGAGACCCGCGCGGTCGAGCCGCTGGACCAATTGCTACGCAAGGGGGAGACCTCCAAGGAGGTCTACGTGATCCGGCGGCTGCACGAGGAGGAGGGCGCCGCCCCCACCGCCGAGGACACCCTCGGCCTGCACTTCGACCTGACCGTGCCGTTCGCCCGGTACGTGCTGGAGAACGCCGGCAAGCTCCAGTTTCCGTTCCGCCGTTACCAGATCCAGAAGGTGTGGCGGGGCGAACGTCCGCAGGAGGGGCGGTACCGGGAGTTCCTCCAGGCCGACATCGACATCGTCGACCGGGACGACCTCGCCGCGCACCACGAGGCGGAGATGCCGCTGGTCATCGGGGACGCGCTGCGCGGCCTGCCGATCCCGCCGGTGCGGATCCAGGTCAACAACCGCAAGGTCTGCGAGGGCTTCTACCTCGGCCTGGGCCTGACCGACCCGGAGGCGGCGCTGCGCGCGGTGGACAAGCTCGACAAGATCGGCCCGGACAAGGTGGCCGAGCTGCTGGTCGCCAGCGCCGGGGCGAACGAGGCACAGGCCAAGGCGTGTCTGGCCCTGGCGCAGATCTCCGCGCCGGACGCCGCGTTCGCCGCCGAGGTGCGCGCCCTCGGGGTGTCCCACCCGCTGCTCGACTCCGGGATCGAGGAGCTGACCCGGGTGGTGGAGACCGCGGCGGCCCACGCGCCCGGTCTCTGCGTGGCCGACCTGCGGATCGCCCGGGGGCTGGACTACTACACCGGCACCGTCTACGAGACCCAGTTGCAGGGGTTCGAGCGGTTCGGCTCGATCTGCTCCGGCGGGCGGTACGACAACCTGGCCGCCTCCGGCGCGAGCCGGTTCCCCGGGGTGGGCATCTCGATCGGGGTGAGCCGCCTGCTCGGCCTGCTCTTCGGCGCGGACCGGCTGACCGTCTCGCGGAGCGTGCCGACCTGCGTGCTGGTGGCGGTGCCGACCGAGGAGCGGCGGACGGAGACCGACCGGATCGCGCAGGCGCTGCGGGGTCGGGGCATCCCGTGCGAGGTGTCGCCGACCGCCGCGAAGTTCGGCAAGCAGATCCGGTACGCCGAGCGACGCGGTATCCCGTACGTCTGGTTCCCGGGGGTCGACGGGGCGCCGGACGAGGTCAAGGACATCCGCTCGGGCGAGCAGGTGACCGCCGCCGCGGGGGAGTGGAACCCGCCTCGGGCCGACCTGAAGCCGCTGGTCAGCTAG
- a CDS encoding MBL fold metallo-hydrolase, with amino-acid sequence MLVAGFPADAFGTNCYVVATAPGEQCVVVDPGIGVLDRLDALLAEHRLHPAAVLLTHGHLDHTFSVAPVCGARGITAYVHPDDRELLADPAKGLSMDMRQLFGGRLPYTEPEDVAELTDGATLALAGLEITVDHAPGHTGGSVLFRMPGAGSPWEAEQICLSGDVLFAGSIGRTDLPGGSMPAMVTSLREKILPLADDTVVLPGHGPATTIGRERVSNPYLVEAGGASPAAPTRGW; translated from the coding sequence GTGCTCGTGGCCGGCTTTCCCGCGGACGCCTTCGGCACCAACTGCTACGTGGTCGCCACCGCTCCGGGGGAGCAGTGCGTGGTGGTCGACCCGGGCATCGGCGTGCTCGACCGCCTCGACGCGCTGCTCGCCGAGCACCGCCTGCACCCGGCCGCCGTGCTGCTGACCCACGGCCACCTCGACCACACCTTCTCGGTCGCCCCGGTCTGCGGGGCCCGCGGCATCACCGCATACGTCCACCCTGACGACCGGGAACTGCTCGCCGACCCCGCCAAGGGCCTCTCGATGGACATGCGCCAGCTCTTCGGCGGTCGCCTGCCGTACACCGAGCCGGAGGACGTCGCCGAGCTGACCGACGGCGCGACCCTCGCCCTCGCCGGGTTGGAGATCACCGTCGACCATGCCCCGGGCCATACCGGCGGGTCGGTGCTGTTCCGGATGCCCGGCGCCGGCTCGCCCTGGGAGGCCGAACAGATCTGCCTCTCCGGTGACGTGCTCTTCGCCGGCTCGATCGGCCGCACCGACCTGCCGGGCGGCAGCATGCCCGCGATGGTGACCAGCCTCCGGGAGAAGATCCTCCCGTTGGCCGACGACACCGTCGTCCTGCCCGGCCACGGCCCCGCGACCACCATCGGTCGCGAGCGTGTGAGCAACCCGTACCTCGTCGAGGCCGGCGGCGCGAGCCCGGCCGCCCCCACCCGGGGCTGGTAG
- a CDS encoding peptidylprolyl isomerase yields the protein MASSRDRQRKLAREKLDRQMARRAARAKRRRQIQAGVGAGVVLALVVVGSVWALGGFDRDPEENLAEPDVCAWTPQNAEGNADLKDVGTPPTKGLPTSGTRPMTVTTNQGAPITVELDLAGAPCAAASITHLAGRSFYDNTTCHEITTEGALRCGDPSGSGLGGPTYSFYDENVPAAPSPSPAADDQPPAYPKGTVAMLASPPGANSSQFLIFFKDFNPAEPAYSVIGKVTGGLDVVEKVGALETVDNGSGAKVKPKTDVVIQSLTVGEPATTPAASPAPAPSSPAAAPSATPSAG from the coding sequence GTGGCTTCCAGCAGGGACCGGCAGCGCAAGCTCGCACGGGAGAAGCTCGACCGGCAGATGGCCCGGCGGGCCGCCCGCGCCAAGCGCCGCCGCCAGATCCAGGCGGGTGTCGGCGCCGGGGTGGTGCTCGCCCTCGTCGTGGTCGGTTCGGTCTGGGCGCTCGGCGGCTTCGACCGGGATCCGGAGGAGAACCTGGCCGAGCCGGACGTCTGTGCCTGGACGCCGCAGAACGCCGAGGGCAACGCCGACCTCAAGGACGTCGGCACCCCGCCCACCAAGGGCCTGCCCACCTCCGGCACCCGCCCGATGACGGTCACCACCAACCAGGGCGCCCCGATCACCGTCGAGCTGGACCTGGCCGGCGCGCCGTGCGCCGCCGCGAGCATCACCCACCTGGCGGGCCGCTCGTTCTACGACAACACCACGTGCCACGAGATCACCACCGAAGGGGCGCTGCGCTGCGGCGACCCGAGCGGCAGCGGCCTCGGCGGGCCGACCTACTCGTTCTACGACGAGAACGTCCCCGCCGCGCCGTCGCCGAGCCCGGCCGCGGACGACCAGCCCCCGGCGTACCCGAAGGGCACCGTGGCGATGCTCGCCAGCCCGCCCGGCGCCAACAGCAGCCAGTTCCTGATCTTCTTCAAGGACTTCAACCCGGCGGAGCCGGCGTACTCGGTGATCGGGAAGGTCACCGGTGGACTCGACGTGGTGGAGAAGGTCGGCGCCCTGGAGACCGTGGACAATGGGTCAGGGGCGAAGGTCAAGCCGAAGACCGACGTGGTGATCCAGAGCCTGACCGTCGGTGAGCCGGCAACGACGCCGGCGGCGTCGCCGGCCCCCGCTCCGAGCAGCCCGGCGGCAGCGCCGTCGGCGACTCCGAGCGCCGGCTGA
- a CDS encoding peptidylprolyl isomerase: MTSTRERQRAAARARLEREMAERAAKARKRRQMQAIVGAGAALLLVVAGTVWLVASLGDDETDTTATPAGTALCVWNEAPADQRTPQTKDVGLPGTQQPNVGTQTMTIDTNLGPITAKVNLADTPCTAASFTHLASKNFFDNSKCHRLVTEGLKVLQCGDPSATGKGWRETDGTGGPQYRFAEENLPTDERPPYPEGVIAMAKSAEPGSTGSQFFIVYGDSQLSPDYTVLGTITQGMDIVKQVGAAGHDNAFGQQAGGGHPKKEVVINKLTMSEIQS, from the coding sequence GTGACGTCCACCAGAGAGCGGCAGCGCGCGGCGGCGCGGGCCCGACTCGAGCGGGAGATGGCCGAGCGTGCGGCCAAGGCCCGTAAGCGCCGGCAGATGCAGGCGATCGTCGGGGCGGGGGCGGCCCTGCTGCTCGTGGTCGCCGGCACGGTGTGGCTCGTGGCGAGCCTGGGCGACGACGAGACGGACACGACGGCCACGCCCGCCGGCACCGCTCTCTGCGTCTGGAACGAGGCGCCGGCCGACCAGCGCACGCCGCAGACCAAGGACGTCGGCCTGCCCGGCACGCAGCAGCCGAACGTCGGCACCCAGACCATGACGATCGACACCAACCTGGGGCCGATCACCGCCAAGGTCAACCTTGCCGACACGCCCTGCACGGCGGCCAGCTTCACCCACCTGGCCAGCAAGAACTTCTTCGACAACAGCAAGTGCCACCGGCTGGTGACCGAGGGGCTGAAGGTGCTCCAGTGCGGTGACCCGAGCGCCACCGGCAAGGGCTGGCGGGAGACCGACGGCACCGGCGGCCCGCAGTACCGGTTCGCCGAGGAGAACCTGCCCACCGACGAGCGTCCGCCGTACCCGGAGGGCGTCATCGCGATGGCCAAGTCCGCCGAGCCGGGAAGCACGGGCAGCCAGTTCTTCATCGTGTACGGCGACTCGCAGCTCAGCCCGGACTACACCGTCCTCGGCACGATCACGCAGGGAATGGACATCGTCAAGCAGGTCGGCGCGGCCGGGCACGACAACGCCTTCGGCCAGCAGGCCGGTGGCGGCCACCCCAAGAAGGAGGTCGTCATCAACAAGCTGACCATGAGCGAGATCCAGAGCTGA